A stretch of DNA from Globicephala melas chromosome 19, mGloMel1.2, whole genome shotgun sequence:
AGGCAGCCCCAGAGCCAAACCATGCGGGTGTGGGGTCAAGAGGCAAGGCCGGGAGGACCACCCTCTGACAGCCTCCAGGTCAGGGACCGACCCCAGCGGGTGACAGCAGAATAGCACCGCTTTCGGGACGCTCACACGACGGGTCACGACTGCCCCGAGGGGACGCGCGGGGGGACAGTGGCAGGTGCCCACCGTCCCAGGAGACTGGGTGATGTGCCGTTAGCGAGAGGCctgattttttgtttcttaagattTAAGAACCCCGTCTGATACTGAAAGACAGGCACACATGTAGCTGAAGAGAAGCCTGGAAGGGTGAGACCTGCAGAAGACTGGATGGCAACCTACAgtcagcctggggtgggggaggcactAGTGCCAGGCCTGCTCCCTCCACAAAGCCTGCTGCACTCGAAGACGCAGAAAAACCAAGGGACCAGAGGAATGTTACCCAGGGCGGGGAGGTGGGCACTATGAAGAGAGCCCCCAACACCACACAGACTCGGGGTCTCACCTCAAGGACAAGCCCAGGGACAACCTGCAGACACAAAGGCCAGCCCGGACTCTGGCCGGAAGACAGGCGCTCGGAGCTCCAGGAAGAGGGGCGCACAAACACCCCTGCCCCAGGACGCCGGTGGGCAGGTGAGGAAAGGCGTGCAGTCCCCAGAGGGAGGGGCAGCCATCAGGCCAGTCCAGGCGCCACACCGCCCGGAGGCCCCCGGAGTCTGCACTGCACTCCAAGGAACATTCCGGGGTGACAGCAGCATTTGGGGAAATTGGAGAAAGGGAATTCTCTGTACGATTTTTGCACCTCTTCTCTAAGTCTGACGTTATTTGAAAACAAAGTAAGAAGTTCCTCTTTACGATGGGTGAACGACCAGCTCCACCTCAGTCACGCTGTTACAAGAGccctgggggagccctgggggccGGGCCCACCTGGGGGCTGCAGCCGTCCTGCTGTGTCTCAACCCTCAAGCAGCCGCCCAGCCTGAAGGACAGGCCTCCTGGGCTTGGGGGGGACACTCACCCGTGCTGCTCCCAGAGGCTGGCAGGGCTGTGCGCAGTTGCTCAAAGTCGGAGAACTCGTCGGGCTCCGTGTCAAACCCCCCGACCGCTGTGGGGTCAGGGTGTGCCCTCAGCTTCCCCAGGGGCCCAGGCGACGCGACTCCTCCCACACTCGAGGCCCGGCCCCCCCCCCGGGCCACCCCCCAGTACCTGCGGTGCCATTGGCGCTGGGCTTGGTACGGGACCCCCCCCAGGGGTCTGAGAaggccggggccggggcccagGGATCGGAGCCTGGGGGTCCGCCGACTGGGGCCCCTCCTGCGTGAGGAAGAAGGCAGATGAGGGGCTggcagcccaccccaccccccaaagccAGGCAGCCTCGAGGCTTCAGGCCCCTCCCCAgctggcccctcccaccacgtccccaccctccagccctgcGGCTCACACTGCCAGGCGCCCCCTTCTGGCAAAGCCCTCCTCAGCCTTGAGGCCTCCAGAAAGCCCCCGAGAGGCCCCCGgccagggtggggtgaggggtctCGTGCGTGCCTCACCCAGGCACCCCCCCCCGCCTCCTACAGCCCCCACAGCCGCTGGGCACCCACCCCCCCAGGCACCCCAGGACTGCACGCCACACGCAGGGCCAGGGAGGCAGCGGGCACTCACCATCTGAGCTCCCCCACGGGTCGGGGGTAGGTCCTTCTCCAGCCACAGGGGCCGCAGTCCCACCCCAAGGGTCAACCGGGGGCCCCGTGGGGGCAGCAGGCCTCCAGGGGTCCCCGGAGGCCGGTGTAGGAGCCGGACCACCCCAGGGATCAGCAGCAGGAGGCACGGGGGGTCCCCCCCAAGGGTCCGAGGTGGGGGCCGCCGTGGGGAGGGCAGCAGCCATGGGTACTGGGCCCCCCCAGGGATCCGCGGCCTGCGGAGCAGCCGGAGCCGTGAAGACGTCAGCAAGATCCATGAGGGACGACTGCAGGGAAGaaagaggacaaagaaaaaatggGGAGTGGGGCAGACCCCGACCGAGAGAGAGAATGCCGGGGGAGACAGGACAGCCACACAGCAGGAAGGGCAGTGGGAGCCGGGTGCCAAGGTGAGGCAGACCTACCGCCAGGGGACCTCCTAGCGCCCAGAGAGGACGGGAGCGGGGGCAGACACCCAGCTGCTTGTTCCTCTGACACGCTCCACCCTGTCCAcctccccacccgccccggccctcctccccccagcccctccgtCCACTCTCCGCACAGCAGTCGGCTGGCTCTACACCACCACACACCCGCTTCCCACCCAGCCCAGGCCACTGACCAGTCCCCGACGGAGTGAGGACAAGGGCCGCAGCCGTCGCCCTCGGCCCCGCACCCGCAGCTCCCCATGCGCGTCCCAGGGGTAGCCCAGCTCGCTCTGGATGGGAGGTGCCCCTGCAGACCCTGCACACCCCTTCCCAGGGGCAGGGgagcaggcagggcagggccgAGATCCTCTTGGGCTGCGTCGGACACTGATGAGGCCTCCGGCCAAGGCCGGCCTGGACACGCTATCCCGCCAGTccgcccgcccacccacccaggcCCGGCCCGGCACCCACACTCACCTCCTCCTGGCCCACGGTCTCCCTCTTGCTCTCCTCGATGGCCATCTGCAGCCGCAGGTCATCCCCACGGCGGATCCGCTCCTCCTGTTCCGGCCAGAAGCagcaggcaggggaggggtcAGACTCTGAGCGATGGGGCTGACACTGCActtccccctaccccacccccaaatgGACAGCCCCGAACCCTCCCACCCAGACAATGGCGACTGAAAATTAAAATGGGATGCGGACGATGtgtgggatggggtgggacaCGGGGTctcaggccggggcggggggaaCAATGACGGGAGGGTGCTGTGCAGGGGCCGGGCCaggacgggacgggacgggacgggcTGCTCTAACGGGCTGGGGAAGCACGGGGCGCCTGACTCCGGGTGTTTTCTGCAGGGGGTGAAGGTGGTGGAGCCCTGGggctgtgacagagagagagaagagcacCCTCACCACCCAGAGCAGCCACAAGGCATCTGCTTCACGTGCCGGGTATCCTTCCGGGGACCCATTAGACACAAGGTCCCACTGAAAACGCTGCAGCACGGATGTGTAGGGGTGGGGCCCTTCAAGGTGAGAGGAGGCGGGGACCTGGGGAGGGTCTCAGGGGAGCCTCGGGGTGGGGAGGCTGCTCTGACCTTATCGTGCTCCTCACGGCTCAAACTAAGGGCTAGCTGGAGCTGGACGTCATCCTCGGGGCCGCAGgacgggggctgggggagagagagtgtgaggggctgggggagacagGTGGGgcccagaggcagggagagagagacgaGCACACACAAGGATGGAGACAGAAAGCCAGGCTCGGGCAGAgcaagagacacacacacagacgtagTCCCCGAACTGGTGAAGAACAGCAAAGAGACAAGcctggggtgtgggtgggagccgggctgggcagggccaggaAGGCCAAGCacccagagaggaaagggagcGGGGAAAGACGGGGCAGAGGGCGAGCAGAGGAGGGAGAccgggagaggaggggcaggcagaggcTGAGGGCGAGGCGTGGAGACGGACGGCAGAACGGCGGGCAGCCCCGCGCCCTGTGGCCAGGCCGTACCTGGTCGGCCTCCTCCTTGCTCATGGCCAGGGCCAGCTGGAGCTGCAGCTCCTCCTCCCCGCTGCTCTGCGGCCAGGCCTGCTCTGCCTCGGGCGGGGGCCCCGAGCCCACGGCTGCGGAGGAGGCTGAGGGGACACACACGCTGAGGCCCAGATGGAAGAGGGGAACCCACGGCCCAGGCAGCCAGGCTGGCAGAGTCTGAaaccccccacctcccctcgGGCCTAGCCTCCCTCCCCCAAGATCCCCAGTGGGACCCAGACCCCAGGCTCCATGGTCAGGGAGGGGGTGTGGTGTGCATGCAAACCCACGGAGGGGTGCGGCGGCCCCACCTGCAGgaaggacagggttaaaggacaGCCCTGATGGCCCAAGACAAAAGTCTGCTGATAAAGAGGGAGGGCCCTGGGGAACCTCTGAGCCCATGAGCTAAGTTCCCGCACCGGGTCAGAGATGCCTTGTGGCCTGTCTCAGGGCCCCATCTCAGGCCCCAGGGGGACGGAGGGCCTTCCTCCCTGGTCCCCAGGTGGGAAAGCTCCCAACAGCCCCCAGTGGGGAGCCTGGAGCCTCGGTCTCCAGGGCTAGGGCCAGCGGCTGGATGCCGGGGGAGGAGCGGCCTGCACACCTGGCCCCCGGCCCCATCCCGGAACAAGGGGGACAAGGGGCGAATGAggaaaggatggagagaagaCATGGGCCCAGGCTCGCTCCTGCCGGCCAGGGAGCGCTCGCCATCACACGCTGCCTCTCCATCCTGACCACCTACCAAGACACCACCTCCATCAACCTGGAAACTGCTTGGGCCTCCTACACGGTCCcgcctccccagcccacccccaccccggtccGAGAGCTGCCAGGTAGAGCTGCCAGGCCCACCTCTCGGCATGACTCCCATCTCTACCCTTCCCGCTTCAAACGCACAGACGGCTTCCACCCGCGCTCACGACACCACTTGGGGAATGTTTCTACCTTCGACACCCACCCAGTCCCAGCATAAAAGGCCCTTCCCAGGAGCACTCAGAATCCTGCACACCCATATATGAAACTGAAAGCTTCCCGACACAACTGGACCTCCCATCGTGGAGGACGCCCTTTCTATCTCCTCTACGTCACCTCTTGTCCTCCTAATCGCTGGTCGCCACCCAGCACCTACACTTCCTCCAACTCCAGCCGAGTCCCGCTCGCCACCGCTCTGGCCCTCCTCCGTCCTGTGCAGCCACCTAGGGCCTcagccccctgccctctgcctgaGCACAGCTCCCGCGGTGGCAGCAACCTCCTCCGGACCGCGCACTCCCTCTCGGGCACAGGCCGCCCCCAGACAGACCAGAGGGGGCACGCAGGGGATGGGCCCGGACACCCTGGCTCACCCGTGGCGGTCTGCGCCAGCTTCTCCTTGGTCTTGAGCGCGTGGGCACGCTCCTCCCGCAGCCGGTCCTCATCGCGCAGCAGGGCCACCAGCTGCTTGGCCTTCTCGCGCACGTTCACACCCTGGTCCTTGCCGTCACGGTCCACGTACTGGAAGTCCTTCAGCGTCTGCACGGCGTACATGTTCTCCTTGCACTGCTGCGACACGCGCTCCGAGCCCGTCTTGATGAGGTACTCCATCAGCGTCATGGCCTGCAGGGGGGGACGCACTGTCACCCGAGGCCCAGctcacccacaccctctgcagcacgAGCTGCCACcgggatggaccttgaaaacaccACGCGGGGTGGCCGAAGCCAGGCCCCAAAGAGCAGAGTGTGCGAGAGTCCATTCACAGGAGATGTCCGGGCGGGCAAACCCACAAAGTGTGCCCGGGGACTTGGGGGTGACTCTCAGTGGGATAGGGAGATCCCCCCTTCTGTCTAGGGGGACGAAAATATTCTGGACCTAGGCggggtgatggctgcacaacaccGTGAATGTGCTTAACGCCACCAAGCTGTGCACTTTGAAAGGGTGAATCGTGTGTTACGTGACCTACGCCTCTCTCAATAAACACCGGGAAAGGGGAGACGGCCGGTGCATCACCGCGGCCCACGTGGGGATCGCCAAGCGATCGGTGCACACCCTGCTCTGTTCATTAAAACGAAGATCTAAGGTCACACGGCCGGAAGGCAGCTTGTTAGGTCCCGCTCAGGGTGCCCAGTGCACGACACATCCGCCCGCTTTCTCTAGCACCCTGTGAGTCTGGAAAGTGTCACCCCACGCATAAAGTTTCACACCGCCCGGGCACAATCCGAAGACAATGGCGGAGGAGGGAGACGCCGTGCCGGCAGGGCCCGTCCAGGCCTGGGCACCCCGAGGGAGGACCACGTGGGCAGGGAAGAGGGAACACCCTTTGGGATTTTCTGCATTTTACGACATGGGAACAAATCCCTTTTCAGCAAGTTTAATAGGAAATACTCCCCCACTCCTCACCCCAGGCAAGGCCTTTGTGGTCTGAAGAGCCtggaatccaggcagtctggggAGTGAGGTGAGGGGTCCTGGCCCCTTTCAGGCTCTGTGGGAGGCCACTGTCCTCAGGAAAAGGGAACACCTTAGATTTTGCAGGTGACACCAGGGGCCTCCCAGAGTTCCCAGATCCACCCAGGGCTCCTAGGTCTAGAGCAGAACAAaacagagagggaggggcaggccaCCCCGGGGAAGCCGTCTGAACCACAGCGGAACAGCGGAATCCGCCAGGGTCACATCTCCTCAGCCTTCCCAGGGAGCCTGACCTGTACCTGGCATGGGTCCTGAAGG
This window harbors:
- the EPN1 gene encoding epsin-1 isoform X1, translating into MSTSSLRRQMKNIVHNYSEAEIKVREATSNDPWGPSSSLMSEIADLTYNVVAFSEIMSMIWKRLNDHGKNWRHVYKAMTLMEYLIKTGSERVSQQCKENMYAVQTLKDFQYVDRDGKDQGVNVREKAKQLVALLRDEDRLREERAHALKTKEKLAQTATASSAAVGSGPPPEAEQAWPQSSGEEELQLQLALAMSKEEADQPPSCGPEDDVQLQLALSLSREEHDKEERIRRGDDLRLQMAIEESKRETVGQEESSLMDLADVFTAPAAPQAADPWGGPVPMAAALPTAAPTSDPWGGPPVPPAADPWGGPAPTPASGDPWRPAAPTGPPVDPWGGTAAPVAGEGPTPDPWGSSDGGAPVGGPPGSDPWAPAPAFSDPWGGSRTKPSANGTAAVGGFDTEPDEFSDFEQLRTALPASGSSTGELELLAGEVPACSPGAFDMSGVGGSLAEAVGSPPPAAAPTPTPPTRKTPESFLGPNAALVDLDSLVSRPGPTPPGAKASNPFLPSGGPATGPSITNPFQPAPPATLTLNQLRLSPVPPVAGAPPTYISPLGGGPGLPPMMPQGPPAPNTNPFLL
- the EPN1 gene encoding epsin-1 isoform X2 gives rise to the protein MSTSSLRRQMKNIVHNYSEAEIKVREATSNDPWGPSSSLMSEIADLTYNVVAFSEIMSMIWKRLNDHGKNWRHVYKAMTLMEYLIKTGSERVSQQCKENMYAVQTLKDFQYVDRDGKDQGVNVREKAKQLVALLRDEDRLREERAHALKTKEKLAQTATASSAAVGSGPPPEAEQAWPQSSGEEELQLQLALAMSKEEADQEERIRRGDDLRLQMAIEESKRETVGQEESSLMDLADVFTAPAAPQAADPWGGPVPMAAALPTAAPTSDPWGGPPVPPAADPWGGPAPTPASGDPWRPAAPTGPPVDPWGGTAAPVAGEGPTPDPWGSSDGGAPVGGPPGSDPWAPAPAFSDPWGGSRTKPSANGTAAVGGFDTEPDEFSDFEQLRTALPASGSSTGELELLAGEVPACSPGAFDMSGVGGSLAEAVGSPPPAAAPTPTPPTRKTPESFLGPNAALVDLDSLVSRPGPTPPGAKASNPFLPSGGPATGPSITNPFQPAPPATLTLNQLRLSPVPPVAGAPPTYISPLGGGPGLPPMMPQGPPAPNTNPFLL